A window of Streptomyces armeniacus contains these coding sequences:
- a CDS encoding tetratricopeptide repeat protein has protein sequence MVRDTSLRHARRSVAEGEQRLERGDIAGAERSFWEALAALPESPPSDLSDAPAAGPDTGPGTGPEARPEADPEAAALLAAARVGLGRAALAAAEPGRAVPHLRAARQARPDSADAWYWSGCAAAHSGDHDAAEDHLTEAARREPGRARTLVQRAYVRVRLDRPEQALQDLRAAGRISPLDTDDQWLAALLALRSGEWRAAASALRRLLDQGPAERAPQALALLAFALERQGELPAALSAYERVLADGHRDDRVLLRHGLVAYRLSRYGDSLRSWTELSGRHPERARLRTLTAQATYASAAEPLRRKDFESAAELLVRSEPELTGQAHPPQNGASGAEGAASAAGASDAAGAREALERLDAALVELHLYAAWDAAAQREEGGRERARRHLGDAVWRRPDDVRALRALAALECHTGSHRQAAALWARALRLRPEDARARHGLALCRAHTGQEELAVRALAAAPRTDADAAPDVPSAQALAALHIRAGRWGEAAAVLEPLPPGDVRDALLAESAYRSGRDGGDDRTGVWRAAAHCRAGRADAARKALRHLGNGASVPPGAEAPYGADSPYGADGQQHRTEAPHRTNAPRTDTPRTNAPRTDAPRTDAPLPTTAPATAAGARPVRETGLLLRQAALNRTARAVAAPGDEADKLWGAASALLHAGRQLTPGLGGSSVLHAAVLLRGGRRDDALEVLGEAARHAPTDHRLTHPLAVTLLNTLNAAKGPTSEATWERCIATWTSVLHTDAFWRDLRTHAVRRYEESLPRSADESLRNSFRGYLETWLPEGAPGAHPRLLLHRETEAAEALAESGGFPLPRAAGGPPLVCGPLRIAELGLQERFGEFVAEQGAESTRARLRTWFSQLGVAHAQLVAGRPREALEALTDLRCPSCRGVRSRGRTRPGAGRVAVWKLRARPMACREGCGRFDEFNPAYAALPDKFRKLSDDAVALALDTLLTLGLNHLTDSEPDFAEVASCWREAMGRAQELGSVRETQGVIAEMALGRAETLHRAESLDAAVAVLETAHDLLDGDEKGRVQGQLAAALTDRGIIAANNDPQRLEQPAEDLRRAADLNPHLLRAQLNLGIVLRVLGSYRMRDRRLADALALLQEAIDRLNQTLRRSPGNEEVERLLEETLADMRGFL, from the coding sequence ATGGTGCGGGACACCTCCCTGCGGCACGCCCGGCGGTCGGTCGCCGAGGGTGAACAGCGGTTGGAGCGGGGCGACATCGCGGGGGCCGAACGCAGCTTCTGGGAGGCACTCGCGGCACTGCCCGAGTCGCCGCCCTCGGACCTCTCGGACGCACCCGCCGCCGGACCCGACACCGGACCTGGCACGGGCCCCGAGGCCAGGCCCGAGGCCGACCCCGAAGCCGCCGCCCTCCTCGCCGCCGCCCGCGTCGGGCTGGGCCGTGCCGCGCTCGCCGCCGCCGAACCCGGGCGCGCCGTCCCGCACTTACGCGCCGCCCGGCAGGCGCGGCCGGACAGCGCGGACGCCTGGTACTGGTCCGGCTGCGCCGCCGCCCACAGCGGCGACCACGACGCGGCCGAAGACCACCTCACCGAGGCGGCGCGACGCGAGCCCGGACGGGCGCGCACGCTCGTGCAGCGCGCGTACGTGCGCGTACGGCTGGACCGTCCCGAACAGGCGCTCCAGGACCTGCGCGCCGCCGGGCGCATCAGCCCGCTGGACACGGACGACCAGTGGCTGGCCGCCCTGCTGGCGCTGCGGTCCGGCGAATGGCGGGCCGCGGCGTCCGCGTTGCGCAGGCTGCTGGACCAGGGCCCGGCCGAACGGGCGCCGCAGGCGCTCGCGCTGCTCGCGTTCGCACTGGAGCGGCAGGGGGAGCTGCCGGCGGCGCTGTCCGCGTACGAGCGGGTGCTGGCGGACGGCCACCGCGACGACCGGGTGCTGCTCCGACACGGGCTCGTCGCGTACCGGCTGAGCCGCTACGGCGACAGCCTCCGCTCCTGGACCGAGCTGAGCGGGCGGCACCCGGAACGTGCCCGGCTGAGGACACTGACCGCGCAGGCCACTTACGCGTCCGCCGCGGAGCCGCTCCGGCGGAAGGACTTCGAGTCGGCCGCCGAACTGCTCGTACGCTCCGAACCGGAGCTCACAGGCCAGGCGCACCCCCCGCAGAACGGTGCCTCCGGAGCAGAGGGTGCGGCCAGCGCGGCCGGTGCGTCCGATGCGGCCGGAGCGCGGGAGGCGCTCGAACGGCTCGACGCCGCCCTCGTCGAACTCCACCTGTACGCGGCCTGGGACGCGGCCGCACAGCGCGAAGAAGGCGGCCGCGAGCGCGCCCGCCGGCATCTCGGCGACGCCGTATGGCGCCGCCCCGACGACGTACGCGCGCTCCGCGCCCTCGCCGCGCTGGAGTGCCACACCGGGTCGCACCGGCAGGCGGCGGCCCTGTGGGCGCGCGCCTTGCGGCTGCGGCCCGAGGACGCGCGCGCCCGGCACGGGCTGGCACTGTGCCGGGCGCACACGGGGCAAGAGGAGCTGGCGGTACGGGCGTTGGCCGCGGCGCCCCGTACGGATGCCGATGCCGCTCCCGATGTGCCGTCCGCGCAGGCCCTGGCGGCGCTGCACATCCGGGCGGGGCGCTGGGGCGAAGCCGCCGCCGTACTGGAGCCTCTCCCGCCCGGAGACGTACGCGACGCGCTGCTGGCCGAGTCCGCCTACCGGTCCGGCCGGGACGGCGGTGACGACCGTACGGGGGTGTGGCGTGCCGCCGCTCACTGCCGTGCCGGGCGCGCCGACGCCGCCCGCAAGGCGCTGCGGCACCTGGGCAACGGCGCGTCCGTTCCGCCAGGCGCGGAAGCACCGTACGGGGCCGACTCACCGTACGGAGCCGACGGGCAGCAGCACCGTACGGAGGCGCCGCACCGCACGAACGCACCCCGTACGGACACACCCCGTACGAACGCACCCCGTACGGACGCACCCCGTACGGACGCGCCTCTCCCGACCACCGCACCGGCTACGGCCGCCGGCGCCCGTCCTGTGCGCGAGACGGGGCTGCTCCTCCGGCAGGCGGCGCTGAACCGTACGGCACGCGCCGTGGCGGCGCCCGGCGACGAGGCGGACAAGCTGTGGGGCGCGGCGTCCGCGCTGCTGCACGCCGGTCGCCAACTCACCCCGGGCCTGGGCGGCTCGTCCGTCCTGCACGCGGCCGTGCTGCTGCGCGGAGGCCGCCGCGACGACGCCCTGGAGGTCCTCGGCGAGGCCGCCCGCCACGCGCCGACCGACCACCGCCTCACCCACCCGCTGGCCGTCACCCTCCTCAACACCCTGAACGCGGCCAAGGGCCCCACCTCGGAGGCCACCTGGGAACGCTGCATAGCCACCTGGACCAGCGTGCTGCACACGGACGCGTTCTGGCGCGACCTGCGTACCCATGCCGTACGGCGCTACGAGGAGTCGCTGCCGCGTTCGGCCGACGAGTCGCTCCGCAACTCCTTCCGCGGCTACCTGGAAACCTGGCTCCCGGAAGGCGCGCCCGGCGCGCACCCGCGGCTGCTGCTGCACCGCGAGACGGAGGCGGCGGAGGCGCTGGCAGAGAGCGGCGGCTTCCCGCTGCCCCGGGCGGCCGGCGGGCCGCCGCTGGTGTGCGGGCCGCTGCGGATCGCCGAGCTGGGGCTGCAGGAGAGGTTCGGCGAGTTCGTGGCGGAGCAGGGCGCGGAGAGCACCAGGGCGCGGCTGCGCACGTGGTTCTCGCAGCTCGGCGTCGCACACGCGCAACTCGTCGCCGGACGCCCGAGGGAGGCCCTGGAGGCGCTGACGGACCTGCGCTGCCCGAGCTGCCGCGGGGTGCGCTCACGCGGCCGTACGCGGCCGGGCGCCGGGCGGGTGGCGGTGTGGAAGCTGCGGGCCCGCCCGATGGCGTGCAGGGAGGGCTGCGGGCGCTTCGACGAGTTCAACCCGGCGTACGCCGCGCTCCCGGACAAGTTCCGGAAGCTGTCGGACGACGCCGTCGCGCTCGCCCTGGACACCCTGCTCACCCTCGGCCTGAACCATCTCACCGACAGCGAGCCCGACTTCGCGGAAGTCGCCTCCTGCTGGCGCGAGGCGATGGGCCGCGCGCAGGAACTGGGCTCCGTACGGGAGACGCAGGGCGTGATCGCGGAGATGGCTCTCGGCCGGGCGGAGACGCTGCACAGGGCGGAGAGCCTGGACGCGGCCGTCGCCGTGCTGGAGACGGCACACGACCTGCTGGACGGAGACGAGAAGGGCCGGGTACAGGGTCAGTTGGCCGCCGCTCTCACGGACCGGGGGATCATCGCCGCCAACAACGACCCGCAGCGGCTCGAGCAGCCTGCCGAGGACCTGCGCCGCGCGGCCGACCTCAATCCGCATCTGCTCCGCGCGCAGCTGAACCTCGGCATCGTGCTGCGGGTGCTGGGCAGTTACCGGATGCGCGACAGACGCCTCGCGGACGCGCTGGCCCTCCTCCAGGAGGCGATCGACCGGCTCAACCAGACGCTCCGGCGCAGCCCCGGCAACGAGGAGGTGGAACGGCTCCTGGAGGAGACCCTGGCCGACATGCGCGGCTTCCTCTGA
- a CDS encoding CHAT domain-containing protein, producing the protein MAEYEELRVRVRELGGGRYLVAANGPSSAADVIELKGGTAAAAELRAAYESLIRIELAEAPTGDIPVATRLLNLGRAVFEMLLTRPLFDCVLEAQDRAQRQRPQRLLRLSFSLPRTLSDLPVETVTTPASHPQQALALHHNLSVVRSLDGDSPGARLPDAAAEPEQIRLLVADASPSGCGLRPVQSGPEFAELERLASGPAFELKPLHRATRGDLQRELLACADQPTILLLMARGEYDDTASEGVVYLETEDHSCDRITGRLLSGMLLQARQLRLVVLNLCSGAESTESEPFSGLAQALVGQGMPAVVAMQGRISEKASARFSPALLRGVAANMTVDESVAQARRNIANVPGHTEIEWATPALFLHGEYRHGWLFKAREIRDPGEYDDPLRVGAEALRDYEGQSHHVSPAGMLAAVRHLRLGGAWERVLRMTEHGIPQYADECDWLSDEARAELAWPHVESLCRALASDGDPDAADRLLEALRRKLPEAGVTECLEGEVRQLRRLSETASRAARAEDDGDWDGALRHYDEILAVRPHGFHDVAARRAAVCEERRLAEVYAAAERHRTEGDWREAASGYASAAASRPSGYRDAAELAAYAEGRAAEAEGDWACAVAAYGRCPGVAGDARGVAGDAGTADSEAEGARTADSAGAGGGADLADAAARYAYASACAAAERGDWPAARDAFAAAHERGIPEDGWSHYAEGRVAEGATDWPAATTAYAAADGTGDAPERLRYARARAAADAADWPAALTDLQALAADGSGADGAVGRPDETDVDTDGDADGDADGDADGDADGDREADVRTWLERARTEVHAQAVAAAGSGHWARAAALYAALPAPADGAGSTDEASGAARYAEGRVAEETADWRRAVAAYDGNTHADAPARLAYALGRRCEETREWQQARAHFAELPSRMLDVADRLLYVAGRDADERADWHGVIDGFGRLPDTFDGGEVGARRLFARARLAEERGDWGSVLGLLADVEDGERGGAVGVLRRKAAGRWAEEAGDWTAAREHYGPAAPSEPELSRLFHYARAREHELGGDWTGALEAYRELPDGHTDVVPRRAYARARLTEEAAADEAGWRRAGEAYEKLPADLEDVPYRARYARARQAEEAGDWTAALKAGGALGDHRDAAGLCAYARGRLAESAQQWEAAAQAYSACLQRQDAAARCAYARARVLEAQGKWSAAIDAYGTALTEPDDEAEAGVESEPGSESEAAPDGDASGAQDGAARTAPDGAARGVRDSARTRRERLCALREQLPWADGLATAVLVADPSALRDPTFPYLALRDAGIAPGSSADTVKNAPFALMENGGMGRQERMALDQLRLPARRLQLDALLYPLYDPQALARALARLAAPEGAPDGTGPDGHGHDHDHGHDHGADGAALLDRLCRELPEDAPLLVLLARGREEAVEVWEERLRAAPGDMDTVQALAVARFWEAQELEDSGAWEHAEQAWERAIAYWATLLTDDGHWTRWRRARATCYEHAVAPEAVAQLRWELSRDLFDRLSAYAERHAAQGRAEHVRTHQALINSWEIELDSARELREAGGLPLPSPYPGTGRGRGAGTAAGTEAQPGAGAGQAAATGTGLAPIPT; encoded by the coding sequence GTGGCGGAGTACGAGGAACTGCGCGTCCGCGTACGCGAACTCGGCGGCGGCCGCTACCTGGTGGCGGCGAACGGCCCGTCGTCGGCCGCGGACGTCATCGAGCTGAAGGGCGGTACGGCGGCCGCTGCGGAACTGCGGGCGGCGTACGAGAGCCTCATCCGGATCGAGCTGGCGGAGGCTCCCACCGGTGACATCCCCGTCGCCACCCGGTTGCTGAACCTCGGGCGTGCGGTCTTCGAAATGCTGCTCACCCGGCCGCTGTTCGACTGCGTCCTGGAGGCACAGGACCGGGCGCAGCGGCAGCGGCCGCAGCGGCTGCTCCGGCTGAGTTTCAGCCTGCCGCGCACGCTGAGCGACCTGCCTGTCGAGACGGTGACGACGCCGGCGTCCCATCCGCAGCAGGCGCTGGCGCTCCACCACAACCTGTCCGTCGTCCGTTCGCTCGACGGAGACTCGCCCGGCGCCCGCCTTCCGGACGCCGCCGCCGAACCGGAGCAGATCCGGCTCCTGGTGGCCGACGCCTCGCCGTCCGGCTGCGGACTGCGGCCCGTACAGAGCGGGCCGGAGTTCGCCGAGCTGGAACGGCTGGCGTCCGGGCCCGCGTTCGAGCTGAAGCCACTGCACCGCGCGACGCGCGGGGACCTGCAGAGGGAGCTGCTGGCGTGCGCCGACCAGCCCACGATTCTGCTGCTGATGGCGCGCGGCGAGTACGACGACACCGCAAGCGAGGGCGTCGTCTATCTGGAGACCGAGGACCACTCCTGCGACCGGATCACGGGCCGGCTGCTGAGCGGAATGCTGCTCCAGGCGCGGCAGTTGCGGCTCGTCGTGCTCAACCTGTGCTCGGGGGCCGAGAGTACGGAGTCGGAACCGTTCTCCGGCCTGGCCCAGGCGCTCGTCGGGCAGGGCATGCCCGCGGTGGTGGCCATGCAGGGGAGGATCAGCGAGAAGGCGTCCGCGCGCTTCAGCCCGGCGCTGCTGCGGGGCGTCGCGGCGAACATGACCGTCGACGAGTCGGTCGCACAGGCCCGCCGGAACATCGCCAACGTGCCCGGCCACACCGAGATCGAGTGGGCGACGCCGGCGCTGTTCCTGCACGGCGAGTACCGGCACGGCTGGCTGTTCAAGGCACGCGAGATCCGCGACCCCGGCGAGTACGACGATCCGCTGCGGGTCGGCGCGGAGGCGCTGCGCGACTACGAGGGCCAGTCGCACCACGTGTCGCCCGCCGGGATGCTGGCCGCCGTACGGCACCTGCGGCTCGGCGGCGCGTGGGAGCGGGTGCTGCGGATGACCGAACACGGCATTCCGCAGTACGCCGACGAATGTGACTGGCTGAGCGACGAGGCCCGGGCCGAACTCGCCTGGCCGCACGTCGAGTCGCTGTGCCGCGCGCTCGCGTCGGACGGCGATCCGGACGCCGCGGACAGGCTCCTCGAAGCGCTGCGCCGGAAGCTGCCCGAAGCCGGGGTCACGGAGTGCCTGGAGGGAGAGGTACGGCAGCTGCGGCGCCTCTCCGAGACGGCATCGCGCGCCGCGCGCGCGGAGGACGACGGGGACTGGGACGGCGCGCTCCGGCACTACGACGAGATCCTCGCCGTACGGCCGCACGGCTTCCACGACGTGGCCGCACGGCGCGCCGCCGTGTGCGAGGAACGCCGGCTGGCCGAGGTGTACGCGGCGGCCGAACGGCACCGTACGGAGGGCGATTGGCGCGAGGCGGCGAGCGGCTACGCATCGGCCGCCGCGAGCCGCCCGTCCGGGTACCGGGACGCTGCTGAACTGGCCGCGTACGCGGAGGGGCGCGCGGCGGAGGCGGAGGGCGACTGGGCGTGTGCGGTGGCGGCGTACGGGCGCTGCCCGGGGGTGGCGGGCGATGCGCGCGGCGTTGCGGGCGACGCGGGTACGGCGGACAGCGAAGCCGAGGGCGCGCGTACGGCGGACAGCGCCGGGGCAGGCGGGGGCGCGGACCTCGCGGACGCGGCGGCGCGGTACGCGTACGCGAGCGCCTGTGCGGCGGCCGAACGCGGTGACTGGCCCGCCGCGCGCGACGCCTTCGCCGCCGCACACGAACGGGGCATCCCGGAGGACGGCTGGTCCCACTACGCGGAGGGGCGCGTCGCCGAGGGGGCCACCGACTGGCCGGCGGCGACGACGGCGTACGCGGCGGCCGACGGCACCGGGGACGCGCCGGAACGCCTCCGGTACGCGCGGGCCCGCGCCGCGGCGGACGCCGCCGACTGGCCGGCGGCCCTCACCGACCTCCAGGCGCTGGCGGCGGACGGCTCCGGTGCGGACGGAGCTGTCGGCCGCCCGGACGAGACGGACGTGGACACGGACGGGGACGCGGACGGGGACGCGGACGGGGACGCGGACGGCGACGCGGACGGCGACCGCGAGGCCGACGTCCGTACGTGGCTCGAGCGCGCCCGTACGGAAGTGCACGCGCAGGCCGTGGCCGCCGCGGGCAGCGGCCACTGGGCGCGGGCGGCGGCACTGTACGCGGCACTGCCCGCACCGGCCGACGGCGCGGGCAGCACGGACGAGGCCTCCGGAGCCGCCCGCTACGCGGAGGGCCGCGTAGCGGAGGAGACCGCCGACTGGCGGCGCGCTGTCGCGGCGTACGACGGCAACACGCACGCCGACGCCCCCGCTCGCCTCGCCTACGCGCTCGGCCGCCGCTGCGAGGAGACGCGCGAGTGGCAGCAGGCGCGCGCCCACTTCGCCGAACTGCCCTCCCGGATGCTCGATGTCGCCGACCGGCTGCTGTACGTGGCGGGCCGCGACGCCGACGAACGGGCCGACTGGCACGGGGTCATCGACGGTTTCGGCAGGCTGCCCGACACGTTCGACGGCGGCGAGGTCGGCGCGCGGCGCCTCTTCGCACGCGCGCGGCTGGCCGAGGAACGGGGCGACTGGGGCTCGGTCCTGGGCCTGCTCGCGGACGTCGAGGACGGCGAGCGCGGCGGTGCGGTCGGCGTACTGCGCCGCAAGGCGGCGGGCCGCTGGGCCGAGGAGGCGGGCGACTGGACGGCGGCCCGCGAGCACTACGGACCGGCCGCACCGTCCGAACCGGAGCTCTCGCGGCTGTTCCACTACGCGCGCGCCCGCGAGCACGAGTTGGGCGGCGACTGGACGGGGGCGCTGGAGGCGTACCGCGAACTCCCCGACGGGCACACCGACGTCGTACCGCGCCGCGCCTACGCGCGCGCCCGGCTGACCGAAGAGGCGGCGGCCGACGAGGCGGGCTGGCGGCGCGCGGGGGAGGCGTACGAGAAGCTGCCCGCGGACCTCGAGGACGTGCCGTACAGAGCGCGATACGCGCGGGCCCGGCAGGCGGAGGAGGCGGGGGACTGGACGGCCGCGCTGAAGGCCGGCGGGGCGCTGGGCGACCACAGGGACGCCGCGGGGCTGTGCGCGTACGCGCGCGGCAGGCTGGCGGAGAGCGCACAACAGTGGGAGGCGGCGGCACAGGCGTACAGCGCGTGCCTCCAGCGCCAGGACGCCGCCGCACGCTGCGCGTACGCGCGCGCCCGTGTGCTGGAGGCGCAGGGCAAGTGGAGCGCGGCGATCGACGCGTATGGCACGGCGCTCACGGAGCCTGACGACGAGGCCGAGGCCGGGGTTGAGTCAGAGCCCGGGTCCGAGTCCGAGGCCGCACCCGACGGTGACGCGAGCGGCGCACAGGACGGTGCCGCGCGCACCGCCCCGGACGGCGCCGCACGCGGTGTGAGGGACAGCGCGCGCACGCGGCGGGAGCGGCTGTGCGCGCTGCGGGAGCAGCTGCCGTGGGCCGACGGGCTGGCGACCGCCGTCCTGGTGGCCGACCCGTCCGCGCTGCGCGATCCGACCTTCCCGTATCTGGCGCTGCGCGACGCGGGCATCGCGCCGGGCTCGTCGGCGGACACGGTGAAGAACGCGCCGTTCGCGCTCATGGAGAACGGCGGCATGGGCCGCCAGGAGCGCATGGCGCTGGACCAGCTCCGGCTTCCGGCGCGCAGGCTGCAACTGGACGCGCTCCTGTACCCGTTGTACGACCCGCAGGCGCTCGCCCGCGCCCTGGCGCGTCTCGCCGCACCGGAAGGCGCCCCCGACGGTACGGGCCCGGACGGCCACGGCCACGACCATGACCACGGCCATGACCACGGCGCGGACGGCGCCGCGCTCCTCGACCGGCTCTGCCGCGAACTGCCCGAAGACGCGCCGCTGCTCGTCCTCCTGGCGCGCGGCCGCGAGGAGGCCGTCGAGGTGTGGGAGGAGCGGCTGCGTGCCGCGCCCGGCGACATGGACACCGTGCAGGCCCTCGCCGTCGCGCGGTTCTGGGAGGCGCAGGAGCTCGAGGACTCCGGCGCCTGGGAACACGCCGAACAGGCGTGGGAGCGTGCCATCGCGTACTGGGCGACCCTCCTCACCGACGACGGCCACTGGACGCGCTGGCGGCGGGCCCGCGCGACCTGCTACGAGCACGCCGTCGCGCCCGAGGCCGTCGCGCAGCTGCGCTGGGAGCTGAGCCGCGATCTCTTCGACCGGCTGTCCGCGTACGCCGAACGGCACGCGGCACAGGGCCGCGCGGAGCACGTACGGACGCACCAGGCGCTCATCAACAGCTGGGAGATCGAGCTGGACAGCGCCCGCGAGCTGAGGGAGGCGGGCGGACTGCCGCTGCCGTCCCCGTACCCGGGCACGGGCAGGGGCAGGGGCGCGGGCACGGCCGCCGGTACGGAAGCGCAGCCAGGGGCGGGCGCCGGCCAAGCCGCCGCAACGGGCACGGGCCTGGCGCCTATACCCACCTGA